The following are encoded in a window of Platichthys flesus chromosome 11, fPlaFle2.1, whole genome shotgun sequence genomic DNA:
- the s100t gene encoding S100 calcium binding protein T isoform X2: MSLPNSENASSLENAMQLMIQTFHKYSGNEGDKYTLSRTELREMLTAELGNYLGNAQDKEAVDKVMGDLDSNNDGEVDFTEFIILVGALTVACNDFFLDFNDKQEKKK; the protein is encoded by the exons ATGTCTTTGCCCAACTCAGAGAATGCCTCCAGCCTGGAGAACGCCATGCAGCTCATGATCCAGACCTTCCATAAGTACTCTGGAAACGAGGGGGACAAATATACGCTGAGCAGGACTGAGCTCAGAGAGATGCTCACCGCAGAGCTCGGCAACTACCTGGGG AATGCCCAGGATAAGGAGGCAGTGGATAAGGTTATGGGAGACCTGGATTCCAACAACGACGGGGAGGTCGACTTCACCGAGTTCATCATTCTGGTCGGAGCCCTCACCGTAGCCTGCAACGACTTCTTCCTGGACTTCAATGACaagcaagagaagaagaagtga
- the si:ch211-105c13.3 gene encoding protein S100-A16 — translation MESAIKTLVTTFISASKGKENMDTKSFQKMVSSQLSNTMQDTDSSSAIKEMQRGLDANNDGKVSFQEYLTLIGYLATSISQNKTGSPSEAS, via the exons ATGGAGTCTGCAATTAAGACGCTGGTGACCACTTTCATCAGTGCTTCCAAGGGTAAGGAAAACATGGACACCAAATCCTTCCAGAAGATGGTGAGTTCACAGCTCTCCAACACCATGCAG GACACAGACAGCAGCTCTGCCATTAAGGAGATGCAGCGGGGCCTGGACGCAAACAACGACGGGAAGGTCAGCTTCCAGGAATACCTCACGCTGATTGGCTACCTGGCAACCAGCATCAGTCAGAATAAGACAGGATCCCCCTCGGAGGCCTCGTAG
- the s100t gene encoding S100 calcium binding protein T isoform X1 — protein sequence MLERADCAHTVSSSLLSLLCLSRMSLPNSENASSLENAMQLMIQTFHKYSGNEGDKYTLSRTELREMLTAELGNYLGNAQDKEAVDKVMGDLDSNNDGEVDFTEFIILVGALTVACNDFFLDFNDKQEKKK from the exons ATGCTTGAGAGAGCAGATTGTGCTCACACGGTCTCCTcatcccttctttctctcctctgcctctccagAATGTCTTTGCCCAACTCAGAGAATGCCTCCAGCCTGGAGAACGCCATGCAGCTCATGATCCAGACCTTCCATAAGTACTCTGGAAACGAGGGGGACAAATATACGCTGAGCAGGACTGAGCTCAGAGAGATGCTCACCGCAGAGCTCGGCAACTACCTGGGG AATGCCCAGGATAAGGAGGCAGTGGATAAGGTTATGGGAGACCTGGATTCCAACAACGACGGGGAGGTCGACTTCACCGAGTTCATCATTCTGGTCGGAGCCCTCACCGTAGCCTGCAACGACTTCTTCCTGGACTTCAATGACaagcaagagaagaagaagtga